From Drosophila yakuba strain Tai18E2 unplaced genomic scaffold, Prin_Dyak_Tai18E2_2.1 Segkk10_quiver_pilon_scaf, whole genome shotgun sequence, a single genomic window includes:
- the LOC26534951 gene encoding eIF-2-alpha kinase activator GCN1 isoform X1: MVDEQLSGALRDLPGRVLNVPVEERQHLFRNVSSVLRHSGINSTIVRGICKVIGTTITKYKDPTSQLIVRDLLLDLVTTHHDLTIEHMLNVFKAFIFKEFASVPPQKSCKLAVIALGWISIIQKQAQRESNIFKTEKKKLIEYQSLLFQITVISPNQKVTDARTKILYDLWDNTAIFNETMDILFEMEATSNVTILFMEMIQFKSKNYNAVILNPSTEKLSEYFVKSMISCKTKPDKSFITACSPLLESVTDTEFDSYIYPSLQRSILRSPENTLQSIGLIFNMLNFDCSRYAHKVGIVLIQNLYSKGDIARQESLESLKLLSTKCSDWNIVKQLLERIFSVLNGSDGKINVIEYRINLLQGAGNLSFNNIDQDHMPNILNEAVSLFRKALECETQEKVICCTLDMFGLWTQKFIHQLPDVIINIFKSGIGLKNTNQIVRQSYLEWLLLSIQNAEINNHGSIIPDLILFYTKALQNSSQSCYLAEAACIACIMLILEKPSENYNFFWTTVFDMKKLIFYNVKFTGIAPFATLCNLSLMTRILLISYPDKIRGKLEPLVRTLVYNLCSNSVKVRVYTARQVEQIINASSGIEFVKLALYEFGKLINLVNIETDVETSIDQLNTSNHVYVDALLTLTSLKHITYEDSVNVALDLLLISHHPTIVSNEPYLWEATIQKQFNLDAEIVIFAKTNEIVKEYIDNYIASVQYENTISALVRICPNLIVPKVVNNLKNYLSNLSNYNASNEEYLTFLTPEGELFDKSVIPHIDSQYETVRIKRENKVYSYKEQLEEIQLRREIDEKREKEGKLKTIRYTQKQEEQIKNQMEKEQQIKLRITLLYEKLISKISLLKASCSGNGEQIAQHFHSLLDGILNASKSPLCAEVLTDLYLFLRNLCFTSQPKLGRAIAVATIKLQSPSCILKEEFEALNINQAINDIIVDLENHVKSNFLDSPSFAYAFEFLKRALILLNTDSNFDLISKGIQIIALHTSAAVCCKPQFMPRFGMFEILFNLLINNRKLEAQTSGAILQVAKCSNGDNCSSSPDNHIISIFLQALQHCSDAVRKVALQSLKIMVNGIVKHIKVDNSLEKVIINRIWIAKHDPEEENREVAFYLWNTVKFPSPEYVDIINDITHPETCIQKSASESLIPLLIGDEVLIKCVIKKLFFIYKEKLSLIPPVMDQFDREIEPAIDQWKPRRGIAIAFSTIAFLLSIEDINDIMNFMVSQGLGDREDIVHKEMLAAALKIVDLHGNKTIVNLLPVFEDFLDKAPKSQSYDNIRQAVVILMGSLARHLEKDDKRIDPIVKRLLTALSTPSQQVQEAVSNCLPHLMPSVKDDAPSMIKKLLHSLAKSEKYGERRGAAYGIAGIVKGLGILSLKQLDIMSKLTAFIQEKKNYKSREGALFAFEVLCTTLGRLFEPYIVHVLPHLLQCFGDPSQYVRQAADDTAKVVMRKLSAHGVKLILPSLLEALDEDSWRTKTASVELLGAMAFCAPKQLSSCLPSIVPKLIQVLGDSHTKVQESGAEALKVIGSVIKNPEIQAIVPVLLDALEDPSNNTSTCLQSLLKTKFIHFIDAPSLALIMPVVQRAFMDRSTETRKMAAQIIGNMYSLTDQKDLAPYLPSIIPGLKSSLLDPVPEVRAVSARALGAMVKGMGESSFENLLPWLMETLTSESSSVDRSGAAQGLSEVVGGLGVEKMHKLMPEIISTAERVDIAAHVKDGYIMMFIYMPGAFQEEFTPYIGQIINPILKALADESEYVRDTALKAGQRIVNLYAETAVALLLPELEKGLFDDNWRIRYSSVQLLGDLLYRISGVSGKMTTETASEDDNFGTEHSHTAIIHFLGDERRNRVLSGLYMGRSDVSLMVRQAALHVWKVVVTNTPRTLREILPTLFGLLLGCLASTSYDKRQVAARTLGDLVRKLGERVLPEIIPILENGLNSDHSDQRQGVCIGLSEIMGSTSKEMVLTFIDSLVPTVRKALCDPLPEVREAAAKTFESLHSTVGSRALDEILPFMLEGLSDPDPLIAENTLDGLRQVMSIKSKVVLPYLVPQLTSPPVNTKALSILVSVAGEALIKYLPKILSALLEALSDAYGYSNEAQENEYCQTVILSVTDETGIRTIMDTLLISANSSDLCTRKSAASLLSAFCIHSPGNYSQYIPQLLRCLLKLLVEKDKDILQKSWEALNAVIKGMNAAQQISHVSDVRQAVRFAASELNGTELPGFCLPKGITPLLPVFREAILNGLPEEKENAAQGLGEVIFLTNAQSLQPSVVHITGPLIRILGDRFNAAVKAAVLETLSILLHKVGVLLKQFLPQLQTTFLKALHDQNRNVRMKAGRALSELVAIHSRADPLFNEIHNGIKNSDDSSVRETMLHALRSIVSRSGDKMSDAIKKQIYVTLLSMIGHHEDATRSAVGGCLGAILKHIASGQVYDLFNNIILTNNADDLIVKHGHTIVLFVALKECPNEVLFSNLPEKITSYVLINILSEKVPIACNAVRASTYLLDYYLVNKNELPLNVVVALARAMNHSSNDVKQLVAKSCTHLSKSLSANQSNIDVLKYLVPMLVNGTKEKNGYVKSNSELALISILRLRSDDTIFLKVSDLLESGARDSLNEVVSKVLKRTSPQSIIIKEEELDDTLQT, from the exons gtaTAAATTCAACAATAGTTCGTGGCATATGTAAAGTGATTGGAACTACGATAACGAAATATAAGGATCCTACATCGCAGCTGATAGTTAGAGATCTTTTATTAGACCTTGTAACTACTCATCATGATTTAACAATTGAACATATGTTAAACGTCTTTaaagcttttatatttaaagagTTCGCTAGTGTACCCCCTCAAAAATCGTGTAAATTGGCCGTTATAGCATTAGGATGGATATCTATCATACAAAAACAAGCACAACGTGAATCAAACATCTTTAAAaccgagaaaaaaaaattgattgaatATCAGTCGTTGTTATTTCAAATAACTGTTATATCGCCAAACCAAAAAGTTACAGACGCGAGAACAAAAATATTGTACGATCTATGGGACAATActgcaatttttaatgaaacaaTGGATATATTATTTGAAATGGAAGCAACTAGTAATGTTACAATTTTGTTCATGGAAATGATTCAATTTAAATCCAAAAACTATAATGCCGTAATATTAAACCCATCTACAGAAAAGCTATCAGAATACTTCGTAAAAAGTATGATATCATGCAAAACCAAACCGGACAAGTCCTTTATTACAGCTTGCAGTCCATTATTGGAATCAGTTACCGATACTGAATTTGATTCCTACATTTATCCATCTTTACAAAGGTCTATATTGCGAAGCCCAGAAAATACACTTCAAAGCATTggattaatttttaatatgttgAATTTTGACTGCAGTCGTTATGCTCATAAGGTTGGAATAGTTCTCATTCAAAATTTATACAGTAAGGGTGACATCGCACGACAAGAGTCACTTGAATCTTTAAAACTTTTGTCAACAAAATGCTCTGATTGGAATATAGTAAAACAATTACTAGAGCGTATTTTCTCTGTTTTAAATGGATCCGACGGCAAAATTAATGTGATCGAATATAGAATAAATCTCCTACAG GGAGCTGGCAATTTAAGCTTTAACAACATAGATCAAGATCATATGCccaacattttaaatgaagCTGTTTCCCTATTTCGAAAAGCTCTGGAGTGTGAAACACAAGAAAAAGTTATTTGCTGTACTTTGGACATGTTTGGGTTGTGGACTCAAAAATTTATACACCAATTACCAGATGTTattatcaatatttttaaatctggAATAGGGCTgaaaaacacaaatcaaattgTCCGGCAAAGTTATCTTGAATGGCTTTTATTATCAATTCAAAATGCGGAGATTAATAACCATGGTTCTATTATACCagatcttattttattttatactaAAGCTTTGCAAAACTCATCACAATCATGTTATTTGGCTGAAGCAGCGTGCATCGCTTGTATAATGCTTATTTTGGAAAAACCATCTGAAAATTATAACTTCTTTTGGACCACAGTGTTTGATAtgaaaaaactaattttttatAATGTAAAGTTTACTGGAATAGCTCCTTTTGCCACGTTATGCAATTTATCATTAATGACAAGAATATTGCTGATTTCATATCCTGACAAAATTAGAGGCAAACTGGAACCTTTAGTTCGAACTTTAGTTTATAACTTATGTAGCAATTCAGTAAAAGTTCGAGTATATACTGCTAGGCAGGTCGAACAAATAATAAACGCATCAAGCGGAATTGAGTTCGTAAAGTTAGCCTTATACGAGTTCGGTAAACttattaatttagttaataTTGAAACGGACGTGGAGACTTCAATCGATCAGTTAAATACTTCAAATCATGTGTACGTAGACGCACTTCTCACTTTAACCAGCTTAAAACACATTACTTATGAAGATTCTGTGAACGTTGCTTTAGATTTATTGCTTATATCACATCACCCTACAATTGTATCTAATGAGCCATACCTATGGGAAGCAACCATCCAAAAGCAATTTAACTTGGATGCCGAAATTGTTATATTTGctaaaacaaatgaaattgttaagGAATACATTGACAACTATATAGCTAGTGTCCAATACGAGAATACAATATCAGCTTTGGTTCGAATTTGTCCGAATCTTATTGTTCCAAAagttgtaaataatttaaaaaactatcTTAGTAACTTGTCTAACTATAATGCTTCTAATGAggaatatttaacatttttgacTCCAGAGGGCGAGTTGTTTGATAAAAGTGTAATACCTCATATAGACTCACAATATGAAACAGTTCgtataaaaagagaaaataaagtttaCAGCTACAAGGAACAACTAGAAGAGATTCAACTTCGTCGAGAAATTGacgaaaaaagggaaaaagaaggcaaattaaaaactataagGTATACTCAGAAGCAAGaagaacaaattaaaaatcaaatggaaaaagaacagcaaataaaattaagaattACCTTGCTATatgaaaaactaatttcaaaaataagcTTGCTAAAAGCATCGTGTTCTGGAAATGGAGAGCAAATTGCCCAACATTTTCATTCTTTATTGGACGGTATATTGAATGCTTCTAAAAGTCCTCTGTGTGCCGAGGTTCTTACTGATCTGTATTTATTCTTGCGTAATCTATGCTTTACTTCCCAGCCAAAACTTGGTCGTGCAATCGCAGTAGCGACAATCAAACTTCAAAGTCCGTCATGTATTTTAAAAGAGGAATTTGaagctttaaatataaatcaagCTATTAATGATATAATAGTTGACCTTGAAAATCACgttaaatcaaattttctTGACTCGCCATCGTTTGCATATGCCTTCGAGTTCTTAAAACGTGCGTTAATATTGTTAAACACTGATTCGAATTTTGATCTTATTTCTAAAGGAATACAGATAATAGCTCTGCATACAAGCGCTGCAGTTTGTTGTAAGCCACAGTTTATGCCTAGATTTGGTATGtttgaaattttgtttaatcTTTTAATAAACAACCGTAAACTGGAGGCACAAACTTCAGGTGCCATCTTACAAGTTGCGAAGTGTTCAAATGGTGATAATTGCTCTTCTAGTCCGGATAACCATATTATTAGCATATTTCTACAAGCCTTGCAACATTGTTCCGACGCTGTAAGAAAGGTGGCATTACAATCCCTTAAAATAATGGTAAATGGAATTGTAAAACACATTAAAGTGGATAACAGTCTGGAAAAAGTAATTATAAATCGAATTTGGATAGCAAAACATGATCCAGAGGAAGAAAATAGAGAAGtggctttttatttgtggAACACTGTCAAATTCCCTTCACCCGAATATGTCGATATTATAAATGATATCACACACCCGGAGACGTGCATTCAAAAATCCGCTTCAGAATCCTTAATTCCCCTATTAATTGGTGATgaagttttaataaaatgtgtgATAAAGAagctattttttatttacaaagaaAAGTTGTCCCTTATACCGCCCGTAATGGATCAATTCGACCGCGAAATTGAACCTGCTATCGATCAATGGAAACCACGAAGAGGTATTGCTATTGCATTCTCCACTATCGCTTTCCTGTTATCTATTGAAGATATAAACGACATTATGAATTTTATGGTGTCACAAGGACTCGGCGACCGGGAAGATATTGTACATAAGGAAATGTTAGCTGCCGCATTAAAAATAGTTGATTTACACGGAAATAAAACCATTGTAAATTTGCTACCAGTGTTCGAAGATTTTCTGGATAAAGCGCCAAAATCCCAAAGTTACGATAACATACGTCAAGCTGTTGTGATATTGATGGGTTCGTTAGCACGGCATTTAGAGAAAGATGACAAACGAATTGACCCCATAGTTAAAAGGTTATTAACAGCACTGTCTACTCCATCGCAACAAGTTCAGGAAGCGGTATCGAATTGCTTACCTCATCTAATGCCTTCAGTAAAGGATGACGCCCCGTCAATGataaaaaaattgttacaCTCATTGGCAAAGTCTGAGAAATATGGTGAAAGACGTGGAGCTGCGTATGGCATTGCCGGCATAGTTAAAGGTCTTGGGATTTTATCCTTAAAGCAACTAGACATAATGTCAAAGCTGACCGCTTTcattcaagaaaaaaaaaattataagtcCAGAGAAGGagctttgtttgcttttgaaGTATTGTGTACTACACTTGGTCGTTTATTTGAACCTTATATAGTTCATGTGTTGCCCCATTTGTTACAATGTTTTGGTGATCCATCCCAATACGTAAGACAGGCAGCTGATGATACAGCTAAAGTAGTTATGAGAAAACTCTCCGCTCATGGAGTTAAATTAATACTCCCGTCACTTTTGGAAGCTCTTGACGAAGATTCATGGAGAACAAAAACAGCATCAGTTGAATTGTTAGGTGCAATGGCATTCTGTGCACCAAAGCAACTTTCATCATGCCTTCCAAGTATAGTACCAAAACTAATTCAAGTCCTGGGAGATTCTCACACTAAAGTACAAGAATCTGGTGCAGAGGCTCTTAAGGTAATTGGATCTGTTATTAAAAATCCTGAAATTCAAGCTATTGTTCCCGTGCTTTTGGATGCATTGGAAGATCCATCAAATAATACATCTACTTGTTTGCAAAGCTTgctaaaaactaaatttattcACTTCATTGATGCTCCCTCATTAGCTCTAATTATGCCAGTGGTGCAACGTGCCTTTATGGACCGATCTACAGAGACTAGAAAAATGGCTGCACAAATAATAGGAAACATGTATTCCTTAACGGACCAAAAAGATCTTGCGCCCTACTTACCAAGTATTATTCCTGGCCTAAAATCATCATTATTAGATCCAGTCCCTGAAGTCCGAGCTGTGTCAGCTCGTGCGCTTGGTGCTATGGTTAAAGGTATGGGAGAAAGttcatttgaaaatttattaccCTGGCTAATGGAAACTCTAACTTCCGAGTCTAGTAGTGTGGATCGAAGTGGAGCAGCACAAGGCCTATCTGAAGTAGTTGGAGGACTTGGTGTTGAAAAGATGCATAAACTTATGCCGGAAATAATTTCGACTGCAGAACGCGTAGACATTGCTGCACATGTTAAAGATGGATATATAATgatgtttatatatatgccTGGAGCATTTCAAGAAGAATTTACACCATATATCGGACAAATTATAAATCCGATTTTAAAGGCTTTAGCGGATGAAAGCGAATATGTTCGTGATACTGCTTTAAAGGCGGGACAACGAATTGTTAATTTATACGCAGAAACTGCTGTCGCACTTTTACTACCTGAACTAGAAAAAGGACTGTTTGATGATAATTGGCGGATTAGATATAGTTCTGTTCAATTACTTGGAGATCTATTGTATCGAATATCTGGGGTATCTGGAAAAATGACTACGGAAACAGCAAGTGAAGATGATAATTTTGGTACGGAACATTCACATACAGCTATTATTCACTTTTTGGGTGATGAACGTAGAAATAGAGTATTGTCAGGGCTCTACATGGGACGTAGTGACGTTTCATTGATGGTGCGACAGGCTGCACTGCATGTATGGAAAGTGGTTGTGACAAATACTCCGCGGACTCTGCGTGAGATTCTACCAACACTGTTCGGTTTACTTCTTGGATGTTTGGCAAGTACAAGTTACGATAAGAGGCAAGTGGCAGCGCGAACATTGGGGGATTTGGTAAGAAAACTTGGGGAACGAGTTTTACCCGAAATAATTCCTATTCTTGAAAATGGTCTCAACTCTGATCATTCTGATCAACGTCAAGGAGTCTGCATCGGTTTGTCTGAAATAATGGGTTCTACATCAAAAGAAATGGTCCTTACATTTATAGACAGTTTAGTCCCTACAGTCCGAAAGGCTTTGTGTGATCCCTTACCTGAAGTtcgagaagcagcagcaaaaacatttGAGTCCTTACATAGCACAGTAGGATCTCGGGCGTTGGATGAAATTCTGCCATTCATGCTGGAAGGTCTTTCAGATCCCGACCCCTTAATTGCTGAGAATACTTTAGACGGCCTGAGACAGGTTATGTCTATTAAATCAAAAGTTGTTTTGCCGTATCTTGTGCCGCAACTAACATCTCCACCAGTGAATACAAAAGCATTATCTATACTAGTATCTGTCGCCGGTGAAGCATTGATCAAATACTTGCCTAAAATATTATCAGCATTATTAGAGGCCCTGTCAGACGCCTACGGGTATTCCAATGAAGCACAGGAGAACGAATATTGCCAAACGGTTATATTATCAGTAACAGATGAAACTGGAATTAGGACAATAATGGATACATTACTTATTTCAGCGAATTCTTCTGACCTATGCACTCGAAAGTCTGCAGCAAGCTTACTATCTGCTTTTTGTATTCATTCGCCCGGGAACTATTCTCAATACATTCCTCAGCTTTTAAGATGTTTACTGAAGTTGTTGGTGGAAAAGGATAAAGATATACTACAAAAATCTTGGGAGGCCCTCAACGCTGTAATTAAAGGCATGAATGCCGCGCAACAAATATCTCACGTATCTGATGTTCGCCAGGCCGTTAGGTTTGCCGCAAGCGAACTGAATGGAACAGAGCTTCCTGGTTTTTGCTTGCCAAAAGGAATTACGCCGCTATTACCTGTTTTTCGGGAAGCAATTTTAAATGGATTACCAgaggaaaaagaaaacgcgGCACAAGGACTCGGTGAAGTTATTTTTCTAACAAACGCACAATCGTTGCAGCCTTCAGTAGTACACATAACAGGTCCATTAATTCGAATACTAGGTGACCGCTTTAACGCGGCGGTTAAGGCTGCAGTTTTGGAAACTTTATCAATTTTACTTCATAAAGTTGGTGTTTTGTTAAAACAGTTTTTACCACAACTTCAGACCACCTTTCTTAAAGCATTACATGATCAGAATCGAAACGTAAGAATGAAAGCTGGAAGAGCATTGTCTGAGTTAGTGGCAATTCATTCTAGAGCAGATCcattatttaatgaaattcataatGGAATTAAAAACTCGGATGATTCTTCTGTTAGAGAGACAATGCTTCATGCACTTCGCAGTATTGTGAGTCGATCTGGAGACAAAATGTCTGATGcaataaagaaacaaatttatgttACCTTATTGAGTATGATCGGACATCACGAAGACGCCACACGAAGCGCGGTTGGAGGATGCTTGGGAGCGATACTAAAGCACATAGCGTCTGGACAAGTCTAtgatttgtttaataatataatactgACGAATAATGCAGATGATCTTATAGTAAAACATGGGCACACAATAGTATTGTTTGTAGCCTTAAAAGAGTGCCCCAACGAAGTACTTTTTTCGAATTTGCCTGAAAAGATTACATCATATGTTTTGATCAATATTTTATCAGAAAAAGTTCCAATTGCTTGCAATGCTGTAAGAGCTAGCACTTACCTTTTGGACTATTACCTTGTCAATAAAAATGAACTTCCTTTAAATGTGGTAGTTGCGTTAGCTAGAGCAATGAATCATTCTAGCAACGATGTCAAACAGCTTGTTGCCAAAAGTTGTACCCACCTTTCTAAAAGTTTGTCAGCAAATCAAAGTAATATtgatgttttaaaatatttggtgCCTATGCTGGTAAATGgaactaaagaaaaaaatggtTATGTGAAATCAAATTCAGAACTAgcattaatttccattttaagaTTAAGATCTGACGATACGATCTTTCTAAAAGTTTCAGATCTATTAGAATCGGGTGCAAGAGACTCGTTAAATGAAGTAGTTTCAAAAGTTTTAAAGCGCACATCTCCGCAGtctataataataaaagaagaAGAATTGGATGACACACTGCAAACATAA